Proteins from one Cryptomeria japonica chromosome 4, Sugi_1.0, whole genome shotgun sequence genomic window:
- the LOC131074699 gene encoding uncharacterized protein LOC131074699: MRGRWFGLRIPPFVGIGSSNNQELRNSCKCKAPKRGWFKLNFDGASRGNPGPTGIGCCLHDEDEKELARESKPIGHVSNNRAEILALIEGLLLFQNKGIRKLAIEGDSAIIINGLRNGSLSNWKLNALLDRALSLLKNFKKLTFNHIYREGNSRVDETANAGVDG; encoded by the coding sequence ATGAGAGGGCGATGGTTTGGCTTGAGGATCCCTCCCTTTGTTGGTATTGGCAGCTCTAATAATCAAGAGTTGAGGAATTCTTGTAAGTGTAAAGCCCCTAAAAGGGGTTGGtttaagttaaactttgatggagcttcccgGGGGAATCCAGGTCCTACAGGCATTGGTTGTTGTCTGCATGATGAAGATGAGAAGGAATTGGCTAGGGAATCTAAACCTATAGGGCATGTATCCAACAATAGGGCTGAAATTTTAGCCCTCATTGAAGGTCttcttcttttccaaaataagGGCATTCGCAAATTGGCTATTGAAGGAGACTCGGCTATTATTATTAATGGCCTTAGAAATGGTTCTCTATCTAATTGGAAGCTAAATGCACTCTTGGATAGAGCTCTTAGTCTCctaaaaaatttcaagaaattaaCCTTTAACCATATCTATCGAGAAGGTAATTCTAGAGTGGATGAAACAGCAAATGCAGGAGTTGATGGATAG